Within the Deltaproteobacteria bacterium genome, the region TCGACCATGCGGCGGCCTTTTTTCTTTTTGCCGCGTGAATCCGTGGCCGGGGCTGGTGCCGGAGCTGGACGGCCGGCGTCCGCCGGACGCTGGAAGCCACCGCCGGGGCGACCGGCCGGGCCGCCCGGACGCTGCGGGGCGGGACGGGCCGCCGGGCCCATGGGCCGGACGGGCGTGCCATCGGCGGCGCGGGTATCGGGAAATTCAACGATCTTGGGCCGGGAAATGATCTTGACCTGGACAGGGGCGGGCGCGGGTTTGGCTTTCCGTCCCTTCTTGCGATCCTGTTTGTGGTCCTCGGTCGAGGTCTCGCTCTCGGTCGATGGCGCGGCCGTTTCATCCGCGGCCTGGGGCTGGGGCTGTTCCGCGACCTCCGCCTCGATCGGCGCTTCCGCGGGTGCTTCGGGCTGGGGCTCGGGCTGGATTTCGGCTTCCACGCGGGGCTCGGGTGGCGCGACGTCCTCGGTGGCTGGCGTCGGCTCGGCAATGATGCGCGCCGGAGTGATGATGACCGCGCCTTGGCTCTTGCGTTCCCGGGTGCGCTTGGGGCGTTCGGTGGGCTCGGCGTCCTGGTTGGATTGGTCTTCGGCGGCCGGCGTTGCCTCGGCTTCGGCGGTCGGCGTGTCGTCCGCGGTCTTCTTGGGCACGTCCCGACGCCGCTTGCGCACGATGACTCCGGTCGCGGCGCGGGATTCAACGGGTTGCGGGGCGTCCATCTTTTCCTGGTGGTGTTTCCTGGCCCGGTCGATCTCGTCCTCGGTCAAGCCGCTTGTTGTGGATTTGGCCTCGATGTCGAGTTCCCGCAGTATGTTCAGCAAATCCTTGCTGGAGATTCCGAGATCCTTGGCCAGGTCTCTTACTCGTAGTCTAGTGGTCATGCCCAACCCCCCTTGCATTTCTTCTGCCAGCCCTTGAATCGCTCGAATTTGTTCCGGCACGCCGCATCGCGGCACAGATAAAAGCCCCGTCCCGGTTTTTTTCCGGAGATGTCCGCGGTCAGTGTGAGCTCGCCGTGAACAGGGCAGGTAAATCGGTCTAGTTCGTTTTTTGGAAAACGCCGCCTGCAGATGACACACATCCGCACCGGCCCGGAGGTCGGCGCGGATTGGTCGTCGCGGGTCCGCATCTAGGCGTCGTCTCCGGACTCCGTGTCGTCCGGCTCCGGGGCGCCGTCATCGGTCTCGTCCGTGCCCTGGCTGGCGAGGAGGTTCAGGGCGCCGCGCAAGGCGCCGATGTTTTCCTCGCTGATGCCCTGAATTTCCAATAGTTGCTCATTGGAGCAGGAGGCCAGGGCTTCCAGGGAATCGAATCCCGCCTCGGCGAAATCCAGGATGGACACTTGCGCCGCGCTGGCCACCTGTTCCAGGAGTTGCCGGTCCTTGTGGACCTTGTTGAAACGGCTGGCCGTGAAAATATCGATCTTCCAGCCCAGAAGCTTGGCCGCCAACTTGACGTTTTGTCCCTTCTTGCCAATGGCCGGGGTCAGTTGGTCGTCGGGCACGATGACTTCCAGGGATTTCTCCTCGTCGTCGATGGCGATTTTGGAGATGCGGGCCGGAGACAGGGCGTTGGCCGCGTAGGTGGCGATGTCCGGACTCCAGAGCACGATATCGATGCGCTCGCCGCGCAGCTCCTGGACAATATTATGGATGCGCGAACCACGGATACCGACACAGGCGCCCACGGGATCGACATTGGAGTCCTGGGACAGCACCGTGACCTTGGCGCGCAGGCCGGGGTCGCGGGCCACGCCCATGATGTTGACCGTGCCGTCGGCGACTTCGGGCACTTCGCGCCGGAAGAGCGCGACCATGTATTCCGGGTCGGAGCGGGTGATGATGATCTGCGGGCCCCGGCCTTCCTTGCGGACGTCGATGATCAGCCCCTCGACCCGGTCGCCCTGGCGGAAGCGTTCGCGGGGAATCTGCTTGTCCTTGGGGAGCAGGGCCTCGGTCCGGCCGAGATTGATGATCCAGCCGGAGCGGTCGCGGCGTTGGATGATGCCGCTGACGATTTCACCCTTGCGGTGTTTGTACTCGTCGTAAATGATTTCCTGTTCCGCGTCGCGCATGCGCTGAATGATGACCTGCTTGGCGCTTTGGGCCGCGATGCGTCCCAGGTCCTCGACCTGCAGGCGAAAGCCGATGGCGTCGTCCAGTTCCACGTTGGGATCGTGTTTCGTCGCGTCTTCCTTGGTGATTTCGGTGTCCTCGTCGAAGACCTCCTCGACGACGGTCTTGAACTGATAGACTTCGATATCGCCGGTGTCCTCGTTGAAGGTGACCTCGATATCCATCTTGTCGCCATATTTTTTGGTCACGGAGGCCCGGATGGCTTCTTCCAGTGTGTCGATCAGCATTTCGCGGTCAATACCCTTGTCCTTGCTGATCTGGTCAATGGCTTTCTTGAGTTCCAAATTCATGAACGTCCTCCGTTCTTGTCGGGAAAGGCGTCTGTCCCGTGATGTCTAGCGTTTTTCGGGCCGGCCCTGGTCGTCGGGTTCGTAGACGAGGTTGGCCTTGGCCACGTCGGGCCAGCGTAGCGTGAATTCCGTGGCGTCGATGGCCAGGGTGAACGCGGGCGGATCAAGGGATATCAGGCGACCTTTGAAATTTTTTCTGCCGTCCTGGGGCGTGGCCAGTCGCACGCGGATGTCCCGACCAATATATGGATGCATCTGGTCCGGAGTGAAGAACTGGCGTTCCAGGCCGGGCGAGGAGACTTCCAGGGTGAAGGCGCCGGGGATGATGTCGTCCACGTCCAGGGCCAGACTGACGTGGCGGCTTATTTCCGTGCATTCATCGATGCCCACGCCCGTGGCCGAGTCCAGATAGATACGCACGATCTTGTGCCGTCCACCCGCTCCAAAAAGGAGTTCGATGCCCCAGACCTCGAGGTCGCGGGCCGCGCACAGCGGCGTCACCATGTCGAGGAGACGGGCGTGAATTTCGTTTTTGTCCATGATTTGTCCACCGGAAAAAAAAAGGTGGACCACCAAAAGGCCCACCCCTCATCAGCTACCGAAATATCAGCATGACCACATACAGGAGTGGAGCGGGTGACGAGAATCGAACTCGCAACACCAAGCTTGGGAAGCTTGTACTCTGCCAATTGAGCTACACCCGCTCTGCAATCGGTTCCCTTGCACGAGATCTAGGAGTGACGTCAAGTGTTTTTTTGAGCCCTTGCCGTCGCGGTTCGGACACGGCCTGTCTGCTGGCATGCAATGTGCTAAAGACTAGCCGACAAGGAGGACCTTCCATGCAAGAAAGCAGTTACAGCGCCACATTCGGAGCGTTGACCCAGCAACACCGGCTGGATGTTATCGCCAATAATTTGGCGAACGTGAATACCACCGGTTTCAAGGGCGACAAATTGGCGTTTCGGGATACATTTCGCCGGTACGCCCATGATTTGCTCGACCCGAACCAGGCCTTGGACCACAAGGTGCCATGGCCCCGGGCGCATGTCCTGGCCCAATCCCGCATCGCGGAGCGGGTCGTGGATTTGTCCCAAGGCTCCCTGAAGACCACGGGCAATCCCCTGGACCTGGCCATTTCCGGAGAGGGCTTTTTTCGGGTTCAAACCCCGGAGGGCGAGTTTTTGACCCGTCAGGGCGTGTACCATCGGTCCAGCGAGGGGTTTGTGGTGGACGGTCATGGCAACCGGCTTTTGGGCGATGGCGGTCCCTTGCAGATTCCCGAGGGCGGCACCCTGGTCGTGGCCGATGACGGAACCCTGACCGTGGATGGAGAGCAGATCGATGTCATTTCCCTGGTCACGGTCGAGGATCCCAAGGTTTTGGAAAAAATGGGGAATTCCTTGATGCGGATCAGTCCGGAGGCGCGGGCGCAAACCATTCCGGCCCAGGACGCGACCATCGAGCAGGGGTATCTGGAAGGGGCCAACGTCGAGGTCGTCACGGAAATGGTCAACATGATCGAGGCCATTCGTGCTTTCGAGGCCTACCAGAAAATGATCACCGGCACTTTTGATCAGGACAAGAAGGCCATCGCCGAAGTGGGCGCGCCCCGTTAGGCTTGGCCGTGGAGACGAGTCGGCCGCCACTGGTTGAGCCGCAAGGAGGATAGTCATGATACGCGCATTGTGGACCAGCGCTTCGGGCATGATCGCCCAGCAGATGAACCTGGACGTGACCGCCAACAACCTGGCCAACGTCAACACCACGGGTTTCAAGAAAAACAGGGCCGAGTTCGAGGATCTCATGTATCAGAACATGAAGATCGCGGGCACGACCAACCAGACCGGGAACCAACTGCCCGTGGGCATGCAGATCGGCATGGGCGTGCGGCCCGTGTCCGTGCACAAGCTGTTCGCCCAGGGCGATTTCCAGAACACGGGCAACCAGTTGGACATCGTCATCGAGGGCGACGGTTTTTTCCGTATCGATCGCAACGGCGAGGAGGCCTATACCCGCAACGGCGCGTTCAAGCTGAACAGCGAGGGCGTGATCGTCACCGACAACGGCCATCCGCTGCAGCCCGAGTTCGCCGTGCCAGCCGAGACCCAGAATATCGTCGTCACCGAGGACGGGCATTTGACCTGCGTGGACAAGGCTGGCGCCGAATTGGCGGCCACGGACATTCCCATCTATACCTTTGTCAATCCGGCCGGTCTCAAGGCCGAGGGTCGTAACCTTTACGTGCAGACCGATGGCTCCGGCGAGGCCGTGGAAAGCGTGCCTGGCCAGAACAAGGCCGGCACCCTGGCCCAGGGATTTCTGGAAATGTCCAATGTCGAGATCGTGGAGGAAATGGTCAACATGATCGTGGGACAACGCGCCTACGAGGCCAATTCCAAGTCCATCAGCACCGCCGATTCGATGCTCCAGATCGCCAACCAGCTCAAGAGGTAGGCATGGTCCGTCTGGTTTTTCTTTTTCTTTTCGTGACGACTGCCCTGCCTGTCTGGGCTGGCGCCGAGGGCAGGTTATTCGTCGCGGCGGCGGTCTGCGTGGACGGACCCGTGATCAGCCTGGGGCAATTGGTCCGGGCCGAGGGCGGGGAGGCGGCCGGCGTCCTGGCCAGGATCGGCGCCGAGCCCCTGTTGGCCGCGCCCAAATTCGACGGGGCGCGGGCCAATTTGAGTGGTCCAAAACTGCGGGATCTGATCATGGCGCGTTTTGGGCCGGATTTGCCGGAAATCGTGGTTCCGGATCGGGTCCAGGTACAGCGGGGCGGTCAGGTTATTGACGGTCTGGGCGTGCGTCCCCTGGTAGACAAAGTTTTGACACAGAGTCTGGCGCATCTCGAAGGCGAGGTGGTCATTCGGGATTATCGCCTGCCGGATCATCTTTTCGTTCCGGAAAAGGCGCC harbors:
- the nusA gene encoding transcription termination/antitermination protein NusA, producing the protein MNLELKKAIDQISKDKGIDREMLIDTLEEAIRASVTKKYGDKMDIEVTFNEDTGDIEVYQFKTVVEEVFDEDTEITKEDATKHDPNVELDDAIGFRLQVEDLGRIAAQSAKQVIIQRMRDAEQEIIYDEYKHRKGEIVSGIIQRRDRSGWIINLGRTEALLPKDKQIPRERFRQGDRVEGLIIDVRKEGRGPQIIITRSDPEYMVALFRREVPEVADGTVNIMGVARDPGLRAKVTVLSQDSNVDPVGACVGIRGSRIHNIVQELRGERIDIVLWSPDIATYAANALSPARISKIAIDDEEKSLEVIVPDDQLTPAIGKKGQNVKLAAKLLGWKIDIFTASRFNKVHKDRQLLEQVASAAQVSILDFAEAGFDSLEALASCSNEQLLEIQGISEENIGALRGALNLLASQGTDETDDGAPEPDDTESGDDA
- a CDS encoding YlxR family protein; its protein translation is MRTRDDQSAPTSGPVRMCVICRRRFPKNELDRFTCPVHGELTLTADISGKKPGRGFYLCRDAACRNKFERFKGWQKKCKGGWA
- a CDS encoding translation initiation factor IF-2 — translated: MQGGLGMTTRLRVRDLAKDLGISSKDLLNILRELDIEAKSTTSGLTEDEIDRARKHHQEKMDAPQPVESRAATGVIVRKRRRDVPKKTADDTPTAEAEATPAAEDQSNQDAEPTERPKRTRERKSQGAVIITPARIIAEPTPATEDVAPPEPRVEAEIQPEPQPEAPAEAPIEAEVAEQPQPQAADETAAPSTESETSTEDHKQDRKKGRKAKPAPAPVQVKIISRPKIVEFPDTRAADGTPVRPMGPAARPAPQRPGGPAGRPGGGFQRPADAGRPAPAPAPATDSRGKKKKGRRMV
- a CDS encoding ribosome maturation factor RimP, which gives rise to MDKNEIHARLLDMVTPLCAARDLEVWGIELLFGAGGRHKIVRIYLDSATGVGIDECTEISRHVSLALDVDDIIPGAFTLEVSSPGLERQFFTPDQMHPYIGRDIRVRLATPQDGRKNFKGRLISLDPPAFTLAIDATEFTLRWPDVAKANLVYEPDDQGRPEKR
- the flgG gene encoding flagellar basal-body rod protein FlgG — protein: MIRALWTSASGMIAQQMNLDVTANNLANVNTTGFKKNRAEFEDLMYQNMKIAGTTNQTGNQLPVGMQIGMGVRPVSVHKLFAQGDFQNTGNQLDIVIEGDGFFRIDRNGEEAYTRNGAFKLNSEGVIVTDNGHPLQPEFAVPAETQNIVVTEDGHLTCVDKAGAELAATDIPIYTFVNPAGLKAEGRNLYVQTDGSGEAVESVPGQNKAGTLAQGFLEMSNVEIVEEMVNMIVGQRAYEANSKSISTADSMLQIANQLKR
- the flgF gene encoding flagellar basal-body rod protein FlgF — translated: MQESSYSATFGALTQQHRLDVIANNLANVNTTGFKGDKLAFRDTFRRYAHDLLDPNQALDHKVPWPRAHVLAQSRIAERVVDLSQGSLKTTGNPLDLAISGEGFFRVQTPEGEFLTRQGVYHRSSEGFVVDGHGNRLLGDGGPLQIPEGGTLVVADDGTLTVDGEQIDVISLVTVEDPKVLEKMGNSLMRISPEARAQTIPAQDATIEQGYLEGANVEVVTEMVNMIEAIRAFEAYQKMITGTFDQDKKAIAEVGAPR